From Etheostoma spectabile isolate EspeVRDwgs_2016 chromosome 8, UIUC_Espe_1.0, whole genome shotgun sequence, a single genomic window includes:
- the LOC116693806 gene encoding LOW QUALITY PROTEIN: cytosolic 5'-nucleotidase 1A (The sequence of the model RefSeq protein was modified relative to this genomic sequence to represent the inferred CDS: inserted 1 base in 1 codon), whose product MVSTVQNTDVKQKSADRAVVVAVTSRAVFXSGADEVYEMGVAFPLLQALQRVNERLLEENPAESLLFDVVLITTDSQQQQQSSRIISSTRHYGLEVSRFCFASEEDFIESLQKNNVQLFLSTDRNEAPQASQKGVLSALLDPQEAPSEQLRVMFCGDAVHRPSADPLPASRPAAQKFSAQLGEMRQRFGVSDSPLSLVLMTSRGGGESCAGALRTLRSRGVNVDEAYCLAGAPRGPILSVVRPHFLLRDGFSGPED is encoded by the exons ATGGTCTCCACGGTCCAGAACACCGACGTGAAGCAG A AAAGTGCTGATCGTGCCGTCGTTGTCGCGGTTACGTCTCGTGCAGTTT GATCTGGAGCTGATGAGGTGTacgaaatgggcgtggccttcCCGCTGCTGCAG GCGCTGCAAAGAGTGAACGAACGTCTGCTAGAGGAAAATCCGGCCGAGTCGCTGCTGTTTGATGTCGTCCTTATTACCACAGACagccagcaacagcagcagagcTCTCGCATCATCTCCAGCACCAGACATTACG GTCTTGAAGTCAGCAGGTTCTGTTTTGCCAGCGAGGAGGATTTCATCGAAAGTTTACAGAAAAATAACGTGCAACTCTTCCTGTCGACGGACAGAAACGAGGCGCCGCAGGCATCGCAGAAAG GTGTTCTCTCGGCCCTGCTGGACCCCCAGGAAGCTCCCTCGGAGCAGCTCAGGGTCATGTTCTGCGGGGACGCCGTGCACCGGCCCAGCGCCGACCCGCTGCCGGCGAGCCGACCGGCCGCTCAG AAGTTCTCCGCTCAGCTCGGCGAGATGCGTCAGCGGTTCGGCGTGTCGGACAGTCCTCTCAGCCTCGTCCTCATGACGTCCCGCGGCGGCGGGGAAAGCTGCGCCGGCGCCCTGCGGACGCTGCGATCCCGCGGCGTGAACGTGGACGAGGCGTACTGCCTGGCCGGGGCCCCGCGGGGCCCCATCCTGTCCGTGGTGCGACCTCACTTCCTGCTCCGCGACGGCTTCAGCGGCCCGGAGGACTGA